A genome region from Tolypothrix sp. PCC 7712 includes the following:
- a CDS encoding GNAT family N-acetyltransferase, which produces MSANDQFLRPAIETDACCMSAIHIAAIKALPATLYSEEELLAWRNYLDQPDGVNILRSMKLKNCWVAVDKNVIVGFTSYIFDELIALYVHPKHQGQGVGRALVNHFCETASKQGIEKVITTASLYAEGFYRRLGFKFIERAPHYLKKGMIVPVSKMSKNLLPTTN; this is translated from the coding sequence ATGAGCGCTAACGACCAATTTCTTCGTCCTGCTATCGAAACAGATGCTTGCTGTATGAGTGCAATTCATATTGCTGCTATTAAAGCGCTACCAGCAACTTTATATTCTGAAGAAGAACTGTTAGCTTGGCGAAACTACCTCGACCAACCTGACGGTGTTAATATTCTCAGGAGTATGAAATTAAAAAATTGCTGGGTTGCTGTTGATAAAAATGTAATTGTGGGATTCACTAGTTACATTTTTGATGAACTGATAGCATTATACGTGCATCCTAAGCACCAAGGGCAAGGTGTTGGTAGAGCCTTAGTTAATCATTTTTGCGAAACAGCAAGCAAGCAAGGTATAGAAAAGGTAATTACAACGGCTAGCCTTTACGCCGAAGGATTTTATAGGAGATTAGGCTTTAAATTTATCGAAAGAGCGCCTCATTACTTAAAAAAAGGGATGATTGTTCCAGTTAGTAAAATGAGTAAAAATTTGCTTCCCACGACCAATTAG
- a CDS encoding cation:proton antiporter: MSNFELVLKLLLQLTIILVTCRIVTIIGTRYLKQTDVVCEMIAGVMLGPSLLGLITPDVQQWLFPKAPILLATGAKIPNPSMSILFAISQIGLVIYMFLIGLEFNTDLIKQRLKSAGLVSAAGIIAPFCLGAIAAFFLYGKGELFKAGVTPWAAALYLGASMSITAFPMLARMLYERGIAKTTFGTLALAAGSIDDATAWCLLAIVLASLNANSSIAAFAIGGGIGYVLLTIFVGRPALTIFTRITNKDNGVTIQTLTLVLTIVMFGAWFTDAIGIYAVFGAFILGTAMPRGEFAEQIRDRTEFLTTGFLLPIFFVFSGLNTQIGLVNTPTLWAITFLIIAIAILGKGIACMLAAKFAGESWRESATIGALMNARGLMELIILNIGLEQGVITPTLFTIMVIMAIVTTLMASPLVAYLLQGTRYEKSLA, from the coding sequence ATGTCTAATTTTGAGCTAGTACTTAAGCTATTGTTACAACTAACAATAATTTTGGTGACTTGTCGCATCGTAACTATTATTGGCACACGATATCTCAAACAAACCGATGTTGTTTGTGAAATGATTGCGGGCGTTATGTTAGGGCCATCATTACTGGGTTTAATTACCCCAGATGTACAGCAATGGTTATTTCCTAAAGCACCAATCTTATTGGCGACGGGAGCTAAAATTCCCAATCCTTCGATGTCTATTCTCTTCGCTATCAGTCAGATTGGGTTAGTAATTTATATGTTTTTGATTGGCTTAGAATTTAATACTGATTTAATTAAGCAACGTCTTAAAAGTGCAGGTTTAGTCTCTGCTGCCGGGATAATTGCACCTTTTTGTTTAGGCGCGATCGCAGCTTTTTTCTTATACGGTAAAGGTGAACTTTTTAAAGCTGGTGTAACTCCTTGGGCTGCAGCTTTATATTTGGGTGCTTCTATGTCGATTACCGCATTTCCTATGTTAGCAAGAATGCTTTATGAACGAGGAATTGCGAAAACAACTTTTGGTACTTTAGCTTTAGCCGCAGGTTCCATAGATGACGCAACTGCATGGTGTTTACTCGCTATTGTATTAGCCAGTTTGAATGCTAATTCGAGTATTGCCGCTTTTGCGATAGGTGGTGGTATTGGCTATGTTTTATTAACAATTTTTGTGGGTAGACCTGCTTTAACTATTTTTACTCGCATCACAAATAAAGATAATGGAGTGACAATTCAAACATTAACTTTAGTACTCACAATTGTAATGTTTGGTGCTTGGTTTACCGATGCCATTGGTATCTATGCAGTCTTTGGTGCGTTTATTTTAGGCACAGCAATGCCGCGCGGTGAATTTGCCGAACAAATACGCGATCGCACAGAATTTTTGACAACGGGTTTTTTATTACCAATATTTTTTGTCTTCTCAGGATTGAATACACAAATAGGATTAGTAAATACACCGACTTTGTGGGCAATTACATTTTTGATTATTGCGATCGCAATTCTTGGTAAAGGTATTGCTTGTATGCTCGCCGCCAAATTCGCTGGCGAAAGTTGGCGAGAATCAGCAACAATTGGTGCGCTCATGAATGCTCGTGGTTTGATGGAGTTAATTATCCTCAATATAGGTTTGGAACAAGGAGTAATTACGCCAACTTTATTCACTATCATGGTTATTATGGCAATCGTAACGACATTAATGGCATCACCACTAGTTGCCTATTTGTTGCAAGGTACGAGGTATGAGAAATCTCTGGCTTAG
- a CDS encoding AMIN domain-containing protein — MSTVIILETGSSIAQPAAKQIRPPYYPNLPVQPATTNVTGSLARLDNWHFSPEAMQLEFTLSAARTPKYFYLAQPARIVVDLPNTKLGYVPTQQNYSGKIQRVRISQLNAGVTRIVLDLAPGNSLDPNQLKLQPTSKKNPNRWVLRPAVTGSQNSVKPGYYPQLPNNLPVNTQPLNLPQIPSNYPPTPINQLPVSNNQQSPFFTLPPPVNNLPPISNNQSQPFVTVPPLTSNNSPQIPVNLPAPIVPNQQVNFNSPAPVISPNFPAPIIPNSPPNIGEAQVVEFGQPIPSR; from the coding sequence ATGTCCACAGTAATAATTCTAGAAACTGGTAGTAGTATTGCTCAACCAGCAGCAAAACAAATAAGACCGCCCTATTATCCTAATTTACCTGTGCAACCTGCTACCACAAATGTGACAGGCTCACTAGCTAGGCTGGATAATTGGCACTTTTCTCCAGAAGCTATGCAACTGGAATTTACGCTATCAGCAGCTAGAACTCCTAAATACTTTTATCTAGCTCAACCTGCACGCATTGTTGTAGATTTACCCAATACCAAATTAGGGTATGTTCCCACTCAACAAAATTATTCCGGTAAGATTCAGAGAGTTCGCATTTCTCAATTAAATGCAGGTGTGACTCGCATTGTTTTAGATTTAGCACCAGGAAATTCTTTAGATCCCAATCAATTAAAATTGCAGCCTACTTCTAAGAAAAACCCGAATCGCTGGGTTTTACGTCCTGCTGTTACTGGTTCTCAAAACTCTGTCAAACCAGGATACTATCCGCAGTTACCTAATAATTTACCTGTAAATACTCAACCTCTAAATCTACCTCAAATCCCATCTAACTATCCACCAACACCCATTAATCAATTACCAGTAAGTAATAACCAACAATCACCATTTTTTACTTTACCCCCACCTGTCAATAACTTACCTCCAATAAGTAATAACCAGTCGCAACCCTTTGTGACTGTACCGCCTCTCACATCTAACAACTCACCACAAATACCAGTTAATCTTCCAGCGCCAATTGTGCCAAATCAACAAGTGAATTTTAACAGCCCTGCACCTGTTATCAGTCCTAATTTTCCTGCTCCTATAATTCCCAATTCTCCACCAAATATTGGGGAGGCTCAGGTGGTTGAATTTGGTCAACCTATTCCTAGTAGATGA
- a CDS encoding GIY-YIG nuclease family protein, translated as MSQFVYIVRSGETNRYKIGMTKNIYQRFKKLQGTDAPYYINSIHHIKVINSRVIEKYLHNKYKSYQVKGEWFELNENLVKSVVKDMDFQGILQLAAELSIEELLELQMELIKLCHSKIAQTSEIHC; from the coding sequence ATGTCACAATTTGTTTACATAGTTAGAAGTGGAGAAACTAACAGATATAAAATTGGGATGACTAAGAATATCTATCAAAGATTTAAAAAATTACAAGGAACAGATGCACCTTATTATATAAACTCAATCCATCATATAAAAGTAATTAATAGTAGAGTTATAGAAAAGTATTTACATAATAAGTATAAAAGCTATCAGGTAAAAGGTGAATGGTTTGAACTGAATGAAAATCTAGTAAAAAGTGTTGTAAAAGACATGGATTTTCAAGGAATTCTTCAACTAGCAGCAGAATTAAGCATTGAAGAGCTTCTTGAATTGCAAATGGAACTTATTAAATTATGCCACTCTAAAATAGCCCAAACGAGCGAAATACACTGTTAA
- a CDS encoding DUF3172 domain-containing protein — MRRTPTRPGNSSKSSPFQSSLFNFTTIAILGGVFVLGIGIGIAFSSTTTLSPSNVASREFIDTKAPNPEICVQYGASAMVMDARLFVTLNPFNVYVAQPSMRPGCVLRQNNWALLEQRKLVTSDQVRECKNRLNTFGFTGNLDTDKPDIRCIYQNEAAQNFFMSQPGAVAPSQETDRF; from the coding sequence ATGAGACGTACACCCACTAGACCAGGTAATAGTTCTAAATCTTCTCCATTTCAATCTTCCCTTTTTAACTTCACCACCATAGCAATCTTGGGGGGAGTGTTTGTCTTGGGGATTGGGATTGGCATTGCTTTTAGCTCAACAACTACTTTGTCCCCATCTAACGTGGCTTCTCGTGAATTTATTGATACTAAAGCACCAAACCCTGAGATTTGTGTGCAATATGGAGCCAGCGCTATGGTGATGGACGCGAGACTTTTCGTCACTCTTAACCCATTTAATGTTTATGTGGCTCAACCGAGTATGCGCCCTGGATGCGTTCTGCGGCAAAATAACTGGGCACTTTTAGAGCAGAGGAAGTTGGTAACATCTGATCAAGTAAGAGAATGTAAAAATCGCCTAAATACTTTTGGTTTTACAGGTAACTTAGATACTGACAAGCCTGATATTAGATGCATATACCAAAATGAAGCCGCGCAAAACTTCTTTATGTCTCAACCTGGAGCAGTTGCGCCATCTCAAGAAACGGATAGATTCTAA
- a CDS encoding tetratricopeptide repeat protein: MGRGEELQTLQQMLQQNQQVAIAAIAGMGGVGKTELALQYAIEYRDNYQGGICWLLPKSGDIGVQIVQFARTQLDLNPPTDVDLPAQVQFCWRRWREGDVLLVLDDVADYQEVKPYFVSLSSRFKILITTRQQLGRIETLSLDVLQPEAALELLKSIIGAERFERENQRHPQVALQLCEWLGYLPLGLELVGRYLARKPDLSLVEMLERLKKQRLEQRALKKAEADMTAQRGVLAAFELSWQELEEDDQQLGCLLSVFAAAPIPWVLVEQCLPEEDGEDLEEIRDDKLLNLYLLQRKGEGIYQLHPLLREFFQYKLTGLDKAEGFKRSFCGVMVAVAKDIPDTPTLQQIKDVAPAIPHLIEVADNLIQYVSNDNIVNIFTKLGEFYEDQGLYEQAKPWYKQCLIISQKLFGSKHLYVAQSFNNLAELYKLQGRYTDAELLLLQAVELTQVLFGEEDLFVATSLNNLAELYKLQGRYKEAEPIFLQALKLRQHLLGEEDSLVATSLNNLAELYKLQERYTEAEPLLLKAVADFQNLLGYEHRLVATSLNNLATLYFLQRRYIEAEPLFLQVLKLRQILLGKEHPEVAQSLNNIAELYKLQGRDTEAEVLFLQALELEQRLRGNEHPNVAISFSNLAFLYMSQHRYTEAEHLLKQALYICECSLGIGHPKTIIVRSNYAIFLRQAYR, from the coding sequence GTGGGACGTGGGGAAGAATTGCAAACACTCCAGCAGATGTTGCAGCAAAATCAACAAGTAGCCATTGCGGCTATTGCGGGGATGGGTGGAGTTGGCAAAACAGAACTGGCGTTGCAATATGCCATTGAGTACCGCGACAATTATCAAGGTGGAATTTGCTGGTTGTTGCCCAAATCTGGGGATATTGGGGTGCAAATTGTCCAGTTTGCGAGAACGCAGCTAGATTTAAACCCGCCAACAGATGTAGATTTACCCGCGCAAGTGCAATTTTGCTGGCGGCGTTGGCGTGAGGGTGATGTGCTGCTGGTGTTGGATGATGTTGCTGATTATCAGGAAGTTAAACCTTACTTTGTGTCGCTATCTTCTCGGTTCAAAATCCTGATTACTACTCGCCAGCAGTTGGGGCGCATAGAAACATTATCTTTAGATGTGCTGCAACCAGAGGCGGCGCTGGAATTATTAAAGTCAATTATTGGGGCAGAAAGGTTTGAGCGGGAAAATCAACGCCACCCCCAGGTAGCATTACAGTTATGTGAGTGGCTGGGATATTTGCCTTTGGGTTTGGAGTTGGTAGGGCGGTATCTGGCGCGGAAACCAGATTTATCTTTGGTAGAAATGCTGGAACGCTTGAAGAAACAGCGACTAGAACAACGCGCCCTTAAGAAAGCAGAAGCCGATATGACAGCACAACGGGGTGTGTTAGCAGCTTTTGAGTTGAGTTGGCAGGAATTAGAGGAAGATGATCAACAACTGGGCTGTTTATTGAGTGTATTTGCAGCCGCACCTATACCTTGGGTGTTGGTAGAACAGTGTTTACCAGAGGAAGATGGGGAAGATTTAGAAGAAATTAGGGATGATAAGTTGTTGAATTTGTATTTACTCCAGCGTAAAGGTGAGGGAATCTATCAACTACATCCCCTGTTGCGGGAGTTTTTTCAATATAAGCTGACAGGGTTAGATAAAGCAGAGGGATTTAAGCGAAGTTTTTGTGGAGTAATGGTAGCAGTTGCTAAAGATATTCCTGACACTCCCACACTTCAGCAAATTAAAGATGTCGCCCCCGCCATACCTCACTTGATAGAAGTAGCAGACAATCTCATTCAGTATGTCAGCAATGATAATATAGTCAACATTTTCACAAAGTTGGGTGAATTTTATGAGGATCAGGGATTATATGAGCAAGCAAAACCTTGGTACAAGCAGTGCCTAATCATTAGTCAAAAGCTCTTTGGTTCTAAGCATCTATACGTTGCTCAAAGCTTCAACAATCTAGCGGAACTCTACAAATTACAAGGACGCTACACAGATGCTGAACTCTTATTGTTACAGGCCGTGGAACTTACACAAGTCCTTTTTGGAGAGGAAGATTTATTCGTTGCCACTAGTCTCAACAATCTGGCTGAACTCTACAAATTACAAGGGCGTTACAAAGAAGCTGAACCCATATTTTTACAAGCTTTAAAACTAAGACAGCATCTGTTGGGAGAGGAAGATTCATTAGTCGCTACTAGTCTCAATAATCTAGCTGAACTCTACAAGTTGCAAGAACGCTATACAGAAGCTGAACCCCTACTTCTAAAAGCTGTGGCAGATTTTCAAAATCTACTGGGATATGAGCATCGATTAGTTGCTACTAGTCTCAACAATCTGGCAACGCTCTACTTTTTACAAAGACGTTATATCGAAGCTGAACCTTTGTTTTTGCAAGTTTTAAAATTAAGACAAATCCTGCTAGGAAAGGAACATCCTGAAGTTGCTCAAAGTCTCAACAATATAGCCGAACTTTACAAACTACAAGGGCGTGATACAGAAGCTGAAGTGTTATTTTTGCAGGCTTTGGAACTAGAACAACGCTTGCGAGGAAATGAACATCCTAATGTTGCTATTAGCTTTAGTAATCTAGCCTTTCTCTATATGTCACAGCATCGTTACACAGAAGCTGAACATCTATTAAAGCAAGCCTTATATATTTGTGAATGCAGTTTGGGGATAGGTCATCCCAAAACAATAATAGTTCGGAGCAATTACGCAATTTTTCTAAGGCAGGCATATCGTTAG
- a CDS encoding cation:proton antiporter, producing the protein MHTVILVLFEVLIVIGLSRLVGLGFKSIKQPLVIGEIVAGIMLGPSLFGLIAPSAAATVFPPEAVPFLNVLSQVGLIFFMFLIGLELNPKYLSGQLETAVLTSHVSILVPFSLGTLLAVLLYPLVSNASVSFTAFALFLGAAMSITAFPVLARIITENNLQGTRLGTLALTCAAVDDVTAWCVLAVAIAVAREGSIISAWPTIVESILYIGFMLTVGRWFLQRLATYHQRTGRLSQMVVALIYMGVVASALITELIGIHLIFGAFLLGAAMPKNADLVRELAEKTEDFVLVFLLPIFFAYSGLRTQIGLLNRPELWLLCALVLAVAIAGKYIGTYVAARVSGINKREASALGWLMNTRGLTELIVLNIGLELGVVSPLLFTMLVIMALVTTFMTSPLLEWTYPKKLIRLDVVEPELEEETDTPAKVGEEYRILVPVANPSTQKGLLQLAVAIALNYRQSAVVHPLSLIEFEEDYAFESTPVEANRLIAQRRQQLEELINTLEPSTARAYVHPIIRTSSNVARETAQIAQIEQPNLILVGWHRPAFSNNRLGGRVGQILTTAPVDVAVFIDRGGERLESLLVPYSANIHDDLALILALRLLINKDTCMLRILQVRSENQVKDEMSHELQIMMEQLPNTVRDRIEIQIIEAPDPIQAVVEASELVDLTIAGTSRAWGIERQTLGRYTDELAIQCRSSLLITRRYSQVTSHLASVLPEVSSPESVARS; encoded by the coding sequence ATGCACACAGTAATACTCGTTCTGTTTGAGGTGCTGATTGTTATTGGACTGTCTCGGCTAGTAGGACTGGGATTTAAGTCAATTAAGCAACCGCTGGTAATTGGAGAGATTGTCGCTGGGATTATGCTCGGCCCTTCTCTATTTGGTTTGATAGCTCCATCAGCAGCAGCTACCGTATTTCCGCCTGAAGCAGTTCCTTTTTTAAATGTGCTGTCTCAGGTGGGACTGATATTTTTTATGTTTCTGATTGGCTTAGAACTGAATCCCAAATATCTCAGTGGACAATTAGAAACAGCAGTTTTGACTTCTCATGTCAGCATTTTGGTGCCGTTTTCTTTAGGAACGCTGCTCGCAGTGTTGCTTTATCCTCTGGTTTCAAATGCTAGTGTTTCTTTTACCGCCTTTGCCCTATTTTTGGGCGCGGCGATGTCAATTACCGCATTTCCGGTACTGGCGAGAATTATTACAGAGAACAACTTGCAAGGAACGCGCTTGGGAACCTTGGCGTTAACTTGTGCGGCGGTGGATGATGTGACGGCTTGGTGCGTGTTAGCAGTGGCGATCGCAGTTGCTCGAGAAGGTAGTATTATCAGTGCCTGGCCGACAATTGTCGAAAGTATTCTCTACATCGGCTTTATGCTAACTGTGGGGCGTTGGTTCCTGCAACGGCTGGCTACCTACCACCAACGCACGGGACGCTTAAGCCAAATGGTAGTAGCGTTAATTTACATGGGAGTGGTGGCTTCTGCCCTAATTACCGAATTAATTGGCATTCACCTGATTTTTGGCGCATTTTTACTAGGTGCAGCCATGCCCAAAAATGCAGATTTAGTCAGGGAACTGGCAGAGAAAACCGAAGATTTTGTCTTAGTATTTCTGCTCCCAATATTCTTTGCCTATAGCGGCTTGCGGACGCAAATTGGCTTGCTCAACCGTCCAGAATTGTGGTTACTGTGTGCATTAGTTTTAGCAGTTGCGATCGCAGGTAAGTATATTGGTACTTATGTTGCAGCTCGTGTCAGTGGAATTAATAAACGGGAAGCCTCAGCCCTTGGTTGGTTGATGAATACTCGCGGTTTGACTGAGTTAATTGTCCTCAATATTGGACTCGAGTTAGGTGTGGTTTCACCCTTACTATTTACCATGCTGGTGATTATGGCATTGGTAACCACATTTATGACTTCACCACTGCTGGAATGGACTTATCCCAAAAAGCTGATCAGGTTAGATGTAGTCGAACCAGAATTAGAGGAAGAAACTGATACACCAGCCAAAGTTGGCGAAGAATACCGAATTTTAGTGCCAGTTGCTAATCCTAGCACCCAAAAAGGCTTATTACAGTTAGCAGTTGCGATCGCACTCAACTATCGTCAATCTGCTGTGGTTCATCCCCTGAGTCTGATTGAGTTTGAAGAAGACTATGCTTTTGAAAGTACACCAGTTGAAGCTAATCGCTTAATTGCTCAACGCCGCCAACAGCTAGAAGAGTTAATTAATACTCTCGAACCTTCAACCGCTCGTGCTTATGTACATCCTATTATCCGCACCTCCAGCAACGTTGCTAGAGAAACTGCCCAGATTGCCCAAATTGAGCAACCTAACTTGATTTTAGTCGGTTGGCACCGCCCAGCTTTTAGTAACAATCGCTTAGGTGGGAGAGTTGGTCAAATTCTGACTACTGCACCCGTAGATGTAGCAGTATTTATCGACCGGGGAGGAGAAAGACTAGAAAGCTTGCTAGTTCCTTATTCTGCGAATATTCATGATGATTTAGCCTTGATACTAGCCTTAAGACTGCTGATTAACAAAGATACCTGTATGTTGCGGATTTTACAGGTACGCTCAGAAAATCAGGTTAAGGACGAAATGAGTCACGAATTACAAATCATGATGGAGCAATTACCAAACACTGTACGCGATCGCATCGAAATTCAGATAATTGAAGCTCCAGATCCAATCCAAGCTGTAGTTGAAGCTTCCGAACTGGTTGATTTGACAATTGCTGGTACTAGCCGCGCTTGGGGTATCGAACGCCAAACCCTAGGAAGATACACAGATGAACTCGCTATTCAATGTCGTTCTTCACTGCTGATTACCCGCCGTTACAGTCAAGTCACCTCACATTTAGCCTCAGTACTTCCTGAAGTGAGTAGTCCAGAATCCGTAGCTAGGAGCTAA
- the dndE gene encoding DNA sulfur modification protein DndE, which yields MESPIERFKLSQTAKDQLLKLRRSTKIDQWNILCRWAFCRSLAEPTPPSPVPIPQDSNVELTWRVFGGDMSEILLLALKQRCHNDGYATDKETLATQFRLHLHRGIGYLAGDPNIKKIEDLMELALKD from the coding sequence ATGGAATCACCTATCGAAAGATTTAAACTTTCTCAAACAGCTAAAGACCAATTACTTAAACTGCGCCGCAGTACAAAAATTGACCAATGGAATATATTATGTCGTTGGGCTTTTTGTCGTTCTCTTGCAGAACCCACACCACCTTCCCCTGTACCCATCCCCCAAGATAGCAATGTGGAATTAACCTGGCGCGTTTTTGGTGGCGATATGTCCGAGATCCTTCTCCTCGCGCTCAAGCAAAGGTGTCACAATGACGGTTACGCCACCGATAAAGAAACCCTCGCTACTCAATTTCGCTTGCATTTACATCGGGGAATTGGTTACTTAGCCGGTGATCCAAATATCAAGAAAATTGAAGATTTAATGGAACTAGCGCTAAAAGATTGA
- the dndD gene encoding DNA sulfur modification protein DndD, producing the protein MIFLELVLQNFGPYAGKQVINLDPRNHENSRPIILLGGMNGGGKTTLMDAIRLALYGHRAQCSTRGNLSYSDFLTQCVNSKTDPVEKTRIELLFEHIENDKPVKYRVVRTWEKNPKDGKDHLGILDAHEWLDTALVNIWDEYIENLLPVGISNLFLFDGEQVKELAEQEIPPPIVVDAISGLLGLELADRLAVDLDILVNRKRKELADTKDLANIEEIEEKLQELQEAYHQESQSITSLQENLTAAEARQQEAVHKFISEGGKIAGERSQLEKKKQERITETEKIRQSLCDLSAEFLPLGLITPLLNQAYNQGEEEFRIQQAKVAHDLLIERDKKLLNLINQLAIEQAAVTQIKEFISQENQDLDNAAIAEPWLLADTETLHQLDNVIHHHLEYAKTKAKDKITLLNSQEEEIITLERQIQTAASPEEYQRLVDELQQAQQQVAEAKAAWEITKRRLDELATEIENTKKDLENYTDTSLKLQNKGHIIESAVRVQETLKLFRKKLTLRKLNKLEVEVTECFRYLLHKSDLVHRVAIDTNTFSLSLYDLNGKPVPKHRLSAGEKQLLAIAFLWGLARVSGRRLPVAIDTPLGRLDSSHRSNLVERYFPSASHQVILLSTDTEIGKKEVETLRENEAIAHEYLLDYNSATRQTTVINNKYFW; encoded by the coding sequence ATGATATTTCTCGAACTCGTATTACAAAACTTTGGCCCCTACGCTGGTAAACAAGTAATCAATCTTGACCCCAGAAATCATGAAAATTCTCGCCCAATTATTCTGTTAGGTGGAATGAATGGTGGCGGAAAAACCACCCTCATGGACGCAATTCGCCTGGCACTTTATGGGCATCGCGCTCAATGTTCCACTCGTGGTAATTTAAGTTATAGCGATTTCCTCACTCAATGCGTTAATAGCAAAACCGATCCAGTAGAAAAGACACGCATTGAATTACTTTTTGAACATATCGAAAATGACAAGCCAGTAAAATACCGCGTTGTCCGTACTTGGGAAAAAAATCCTAAAGATGGTAAAGACCATTTAGGTATTTTAGATGCCCATGAATGGCTAGATACAGCTTTAGTAAATATTTGGGATGAATATATTGAAAATCTCCTACCTGTAGGAATATCTAACTTATTTTTATTTGATGGCGAACAAGTTAAAGAACTCGCAGAACAAGAAATACCACCGCCAATTGTAGTAGATGCGATTAGCGGACTTTTAGGTTTAGAGTTAGCCGATAGATTAGCGGTAGATTTAGATATTTTAGTCAATCGCAAACGCAAGGAACTGGCTGATACTAAAGATTTAGCGAATATTGAAGAAATTGAAGAGAAGTTGCAAGAATTACAAGAGGCGTATCATCAAGAATCCCAATCAATTACATCTCTCCAAGAGAATTTAACCGCCGCCGAAGCTAGACAGCAGGAAGCTGTACATAAATTTATTTCTGAGGGTGGCAAAATTGCCGGAGAACGCAGCCAATTAGAGAAAAAAAAGCAAGAAAGAATCACCGAAACAGAAAAAATCCGCCAATCGTTGTGTGATTTATCTGCCGAATTTTTACCTCTAGGATTGATTACACCGCTATTAAATCAGGCTTATAACCAAGGTGAAGAGGAATTCCGCATTCAACAAGCGAAAGTGGCACATGATTTATTAATTGAAAGAGATAAAAAGCTACTCAATTTGATTAATCAATTAGCTATTGAACAAGCAGCAGTGACTCAAATTAAAGAATTTATCTCCCAAGAAAATCAAGATTTAGATAACGCCGCCATTGCTGAACCTTGGCTATTAGCTGACACAGAAACCCTACATCAATTAGATAATGTCATCCATCATCACTTGGAATATGCCAAAACCAAAGCGAAAGATAAAATTACGCTGCTGAATTCTCAAGAAGAAGAGATTATCACCTTAGAAAGACAAATTCAAACCGCAGCCTCACCGGAAGAATATCAAAGATTAGTTGATGAATTACAACAAGCACAACAGCAAGTTGCAGAAGCTAAAGCTGCTTGGGAAATTACCAAACGTCGCTTAGATGAATTAGCAACGGAGATTGAAAATACTAAAAAAGACTTAGAAAACTACACAGATACAAGTCTTAAACTTCAAAACAAAGGACATATTATTGAATCTGCGGTGAGAGTCCAAGAAACCCTCAAACTTTTCCGCAAGAAATTAACTCTGAGAAAACTCAACAAATTAGAAGTTGAAGTCACAGAATGTTTCCGCTATCTGTTACATAAATCTGATTTAGTTCATCGCGTCGCGATTGACACCAACACTTTCAGCCTGTCGCTGTACGACTTAAACGGTAAACCCGTCCCCAAACATCGCCTTTCTGCTGGCGAAAAACAACTACTAGCGATCGCATTTCTTTGGGGTTTAGCTAGAGTCTCCGGTCGCCGCTTACCAGTAGCAATTGACACCCCCCTTGGCAGACTCGACTCATCCCACCGCAGTAACCTTGTAGAACGGTACTTTCCCTCCGCCAGCCACCAGGTAATTTTGCTTTCTACGGATACAGAAATTGGTAAAAAAGAAGTTGAGACACTGAGAGAAAATGAAGCGATCGCTCACGAATATCTCCTAGATTACAACTCTGCTACTCGTCAAACCACAGTGATCAACAATAAATATTTCTGGTAA